A window of Campylobacter pinnipediorum subsp. pinnipediorum contains these coding sequences:
- a CDS encoding carbon-nitrogen hydrolase family protein, with product MTKIAVLQLPTLALSEARLDYYLKVCKDNGVSLILLGEYVLNSFFKELENMPISMIKKQSEDRKESLINLAKKYDITIIAPLVLVRGKDIYKVIAKISQSQTKFYEQQFLMQYSHWNEAKFFKNEFKDKLNYSTFKFDDLKFGVMFGYEAHFDASFVYMMKKNVDVLLIPTACTFETNERWCELLKMRAFTNNVYILRANRIGHYKNKNIDESWNFYGDSMLISPFGEVSQRLGSNEEMMISNLDKKEIITARGIWGFKNEINKKKLLSL from the coding sequence ATGACTAAGATAGCGGTATTGCAACTTCCTACCCTTGCTTTAAGCGAGGCTAGGCTTGATTATTATCTTAAGGTTTGTAAGGATAATGGCGTTAGTTTGATTTTACTTGGCGAATATGTTTTAAATAGCTTTTTTAAAGAGCTTGAAAATATGCCAATTAGTATGATAAAAAAACAGAGCGAAGATAGAAAAGAATCCCTTATAAATTTAGCAAAAAAATACGATATCACTATCATCGCTCCACTTGTTTTAGTGCGTGGTAAGGATATATATAAGGTTATTGCAAAGATTTCACAGTCTCAAACTAAATTTTATGAACAACAATTTTTAATGCAATACTCTCACTGGAATGAGGCAAAATTTTTTAAAAATGAGTTTAAAGATAAACTAAACTATTCTACTTTTAAATTTGATGATTTGAAATTTGGTGTGATGTTTGGTTATGAGGCACATTTTGATGCTAGTTTTGTCTATATGATGAAAAAAAATGTAGATGTTTTACTGATACCTACAGCTTGCACCTTTGAGACAAACGAAAGATGGTGTGAACTTTTAAAAATGCGAGCCTTTACAAACAATGTCTATATATTAAGAGCAAATAGAATAGGGCATTATAAAAACAAAAACATAGATGAGAGCTGGAACTTTTACGGCGATAGTATGCTTATATCTCCATTTGGCGAGGTATCCCAAAGACTTGGTAGCAATGAAGAGATGATGATATCAAATCTTGACAAAAAAGAGATAATCACAGCTCGTGGAATTTGGGGTTTTAAAAACGAGATAAATAAAAAGAAACTTTTATCTTTATAG